From one Thunnus maccoyii chromosome 6, fThuMac1.1, whole genome shotgun sequence genomic stretch:
- the LOC121898561 gene encoding solute carrier family 13 member 2-like, with the protein MRGHFQAEVENTEEAKCGFVIILMALYWCTECIPLAVTALLPVILFPMMGIMESGEVCIQYLKDSNMLFIGGLLVAIAVEQWNLHRRIALQVLLIVGVKPSLLMIGFMSTTAFLSMWISNTASTAMMLPIANAVLQQLCDNEANAEERDRDLAAAKDGLENQGFEMGDTKENMELKTKDSSINMDADKDDDGKDMKEVKQNDVISKVCNRSLEVEQRRLKREQKYVKLSKGMSLSVCYAASIGGTATLTGTTPNVILKGQIDELFPDNGGVINFASFFGFAFPNMVLMLALSWLWLQFVFLGFNLRKSFGCGTNKADDKEAYQVIKDEYKKLGRMSFAESCVLVIFTLLVLLWFTREPGFIPGWATVLFNKDKPYVTDGTVAILMSTLFFCIPSNFPRCCRKSEDGAPAEAPSPLLSWDIVHEKMPWNILLLLGGGFALAHGSEKSGLSMWLGETLIPLQSIPPFAISILLCLLVAMFTECSSNTATTTLFLPILASMATAIKIHPLYIMFPCTISASLAFMLPVATPPNAIAFSYGNLKVMDMAKTGFILNFVGVITINIAINTWGVAMFQLNTFPSWANVTKTP; encoded by the exons GAGGCAAAATGTGGCTTTGTGATAATCCTGATGGCGCTGTACTGGTGTACAGAGTGCATCCCTCTGGCTGTGACTGCCCTGCTGCCTGTAATTCTTTTCCCCATGATGGGCATCATGGAATCAGGCGAG GTTTGTATCCAGTACTTGAAAGACTCCAACATGCTTTTTATTGGTGGGCTGCTGGTGGCCATCGCTGTGGAGCAGTGGAACCTGCACAGGAGAATCGCCCTTCAAGTTCTGCTTATTGTCGGTGTGAAGCCATCTCT CCTGATGATAGGTTTCATGAGCACCACAGCCTTTCTGTCCATGTGGATCAGTAACACGGCCTCCACAGCCATGATGCTGCCCATCGCCAACgctgtgctgcagcagctgtgtgacAACGAGGCCAATGCTGAAGAGAGGGATCGCGACCTGGCTGCTGCAAAGGATGGCCTGGAAAACCAGGGCTTTGAGATGGGTGACACCAAAGAAAACATGGAGCTCAAAACAAAGGACAGCAGCATCAACATGG ATGCAGATAAAGATGATGACGGCAAAGACATGAAGGAAGTCAAGCAAAATGATGTTATTTCAA AGGTTTGCAACAGGAGCCTGGAGGTGGAGCAGCGCAGACTTAAGAGGGAGCAGAAGTATGTGAAGCTGTCGAAAGGCATGAGCCTGAGCGTTTGTTACGCTGCCAGTATCGGAGGAACAGCCACCCTTACTGGAACCACACCCAATGTCATCCTGAAGGGCCAGATTGATGA ACTCTTTCCAGATAATGGTGGCGTAATCAACTTTGCAAGCTTTTTTGGCTTTGCATTCCCCAACATGGTGCTAATGCTGGCTCTGTCTTGGTTgtggctgcagtttgtgtttttgggCTTCAA CTTGAGAAAGTCCTTCGGATGTGGCACAAACAAAGCTGATGACAAGGAGGCATACCAGGTAATCAAAGATGAGTACAAAAAGTTGGGCAGGATGAGCTTCGCTGAGAGCTGTGTGCTGGTTATCTTCACGTTGCTGGTTCTTCTGTGGTTTACCAGGGAGCCTGGGTTCATACCCGGCTGGGCCACTGTGCTCTTCAACAAAGACAAACC GTACGTCACAGATGGCACTGTGGCCATATTAATGTCAACGCTCTTCTTCTGCATCCCTTCCAATTTTCCCAGATGCTGCAGGAAGTCTGAGGATG GGGCCCCTGCTGAAGCCCCTTCCCCCCTGCTTAGTTGGGATATTGTCCATGAAAAGATGCCTTGGAACATCCTTTTGCTCCTGGGAGGAGGCTTTGCATTGGCCCACGGAAGTGAG AAATCTGGACTTTCTATGTGGCTGGGAGAAACTCTCATACCACTGCAGAGCATCCCTCCGTTTGCCATCTCCATCCTGCTGTGTCTGCTGGTGGCCATGTTCACCGAATGTTCCAGCAACACCGCCACCACCACTCTCTTTCTGCCAATATTGGCCTCCATG GCCACCGCCATCAAGATACACCCACTGTACATCATGTTTCCCTGCACCATCTCTGCCTCGCTGGCTTTCATGCTGCCTGTGGCCACTCCGCCCAATGCCATTGCCTTCTCCTATGGCAACCTTAAAGTCATGGACATG GCCAAGACTGGATTCATTTTGAACTTTGTTGGAGTCATAACCATCAACATTGCCATTAACACGTGGGGAGTTGCCATGTTCCAGCTGAATACCTTTCCCAGTTGGGCTAATGTCACCAAAACTCCTTGA
- the foxn1 gene encoding forkhead box protein N1 codes for MSDSTRFSPRSGKSQTSTPQANLHTCEPRGPSCQQMAESQIKDGYDVCFTQQESNAFILRTAAMNRRHSIDGTVSSGSESGQGPVDSDSHFHLYRRHFSDSAVMTAGCLQQCSSPFSCLQEVCSPDTLTHSSSSEVPTSWDQNNGNIQCLYPDLPAVPVEPSCFQSQSYPSYSSSSPLQQVSSRLYPNNNQSNSSKYSLQSLSTQTQKESPTNSLFPKPIYSYSILIFMALKNSKSGSLPVSEIYSFMTEHFPYFKTAPDGWKNSVRHNLSLNKCFEKVENKNGNSSRKGCLWALNPAKVEKMQEELHKWRRKDPVTVRRSMARPEDLDRLLGARPNKLRSLPPYINPALCSRPAPIYGTTSSSCTSTQLGSIRRPQYSHIPPPSQQPCYLPPAAAAHPSNSFALYSPCGQQPAAGIPSATGSLNSPMAGRMPPVYDAALQGEYCIGPRSMQDLLLEGDARYDIDMLNPSLTDLPLQGNLWEELQQDSLVSDSQVVSTTIPSTTSSLQDPNVHTSCLQVMPPVSLTSEVATIGRCKAEYEYEDTGHIFEQHGCLNGLHPVVYSGVESLAGYVTSCTSISLI; via the exons ATGTCAGACTCCACGAGATTTTCCCCACGCAGTGGCAAGTCTCAAACATCAACCCCTCAGGCCAACCTACACACCTGTGAGCCCCGTGGGCCCTCCTGCCAGCAGATGGCAGAATCACAG ATTAAGGATGGATACGATGTCTGCTTCACCCAGCAAGAGAGCAACGCCTTCATCTTGAGGACTGCGGCTATGAACAGGAGGCACAGCATTGATGGGACCGTCAGTTCAGGGTCAGAATCAGGACAAGGCCCTGTTGACTCTGACAGTCATTTCCATCTGTACCGGCGACATTTCAGTGACAGCGCAGTGATGACTGCAGGTTGCCTCCAACAGTGCTCGTCTCCCTTCAGCTGCCTGCAGGAGGTCTGCAGCCCTGACACTCTTACACACAGCTCCAGCAGTGAGGTGCCAACATCCTGGGACCAAAACAATGGCAACATTCAG tgtttgtacCCAGACCTGCCAGCTGTGCCTGTGGAGCCTTCCTGCTTCCAGTCTCAAAGTTATCCATCCTACAGCTCATCGAGCCCTCTCCAACAG GTCTCATCTAGATTGTACCCTAATAATAACCAGTCCAACAGCTCAAAATATTCTCTGCAAAGTCTTTCCACTCAAACACAAAAGGAGAGTCCCACAAATTCCCTTTTCCCGAAGCCCATTTACTCATACAG CATTCTGATCTTCATGGctctgaaaaacagcaaatcaggAAGTCTGCCCGTCAGCGAGATCTACAGCTTCATGACTGAACATTTTCCCTATTTCAAG ACAGCTCCTGACGGATGGAAGAACTCTGTGCGGCACAACCTCTCCCTGAACAAGTGCTTTGAGAAGGTGGAGAACAAAAATGGAAACTCGTCCCGCAAAGGCTGTCTGTGGGCTCTCAATCCAGCCAAGGTGGAGAAGATGCAGGAGGAGCTGCACAAATGGCGCCGCAAGGACCCAGTCACTGTTCGCAGGAGCATGGCGAGACCAG AGGACCTGGATCGTCTATTGGGGGCAAGACCGAACAAGCTCAGGTCTTTGCCACCTTACATCAACCCAGCTCTGTGCTCCAGACCTGCACCTATTTACGGCACCACCTCATCATCTTGCACCTCAACACAGCTTGGATCCATCCGGCGTCCACAGTATTCCCATATTCCTCCTCCCTCACAGCAGCCATGCTATCTTCCCCCTGCCGCCGCCGCCCACCCCAGCAATTCATTTGCCCTGTACTCACCCTGCGGACAGCAGCCTGCAGCAGGCATCCCATCAGCCACTGGAAGCCTGAACTCACCCATGGCTGGGAGGATGCCACCAGTATACGATGCTGCCCTGCAGGGCGAGTACTGCATTGGCCCAAGGAGCATGCAGGACTTGCTGTTGGAGGGGGACGCCCGTTATGACATCGACATGCTCAACCCCAGCCTGACTGACCTACCGCTGCAAG GTAATTTGTGGGAGGAATTACAGCAAGACAGCCTGGTGTCAGATTCACAAGTTGTTAGCACCACAATCCCGTCCACGACCTCTTCCCTGCAGGACCCCAACGTCCATACCAGCTGTCTACAGGTCATGCCGCCTGTCAGTCTGACCTCAGAGGTGGCTACTATTGGTCGATGTAAAGCTGAGTACGAGTATGAGGACACGGGACACATCTTTGAGCAGCATGGCTGTTTGAATGGGCTGCATCCTGTGGTTTATTCAGGGGTGGAGAGTCTGGCAGGGTATGTGACCTCCTGTACATCTATCTCCTTAATATAA